One part of the Nostoc sp. PCC 7120 = FACHB-418 genome encodes these proteins:
- a CDS encoding Uma2 family endonuclease, translated as MTSITSQQLTLEEYLKYDNGSDRQYELVAGELIEMPPESPINVQISLFLLVNFLKFVPVNRVSNKAEIVVCGSRATTRVPDLVILTEELAKALKGATRSTITLDMPPPALVVEVVSPGKANEDRDYRYKRSEYAARGIAEYWIVDPQKGMITLLTLVDGLYEESIFTGNTLIVSHIFPELNLTAEQILTVGERNT; from the coding sequence ATGACCTCAATCACCAGCCAACAATTAACGCTTGAGGAATATTTGAAATATGACAATGGCAGCGATCGCCAGTATGAACTGGTAGCAGGAGAATTAATTGAAATGCCTCCTGAAAGCCCAATAAATGTACAAATATCTCTGTTTTTACTGGTAAATTTCCTCAAGTTCGTTCCTGTCAATCGAGTAAGTAACAAAGCTGAAATTGTCGTATGTGGTTCTCGTGCTACAACTCGCGTTCCTGACCTAGTGATATTAACAGAAGAACTAGCAAAAGCTTTAAAAGGGGCTACTAGATCCACTATTACCTTAGATATGCCGCCGCCAGCTTTAGTGGTCGAAGTTGTTTCTCCAGGTAAAGCTAATGAAGACCGTGACTATCGCTACAAACGTTCTGAGTATGCTGCTAGGGGAATTGCTGAATATTGGATTGTTGACCCCCAAAAAGGCATGATTACTCTACTGACATTAGTCGATGGGCTTTATGAAGAAAGTATATTTACAGGAAATACATTAATTGTTTCCCATATTTTTCCTGAATTAAACCTAACAGCAGAGCAAATACTTACAGTAGGAGAAAGGAATACATAA
- a CDS encoding NYN domain-containing protein: MGSPMNRLSIFVDGNNMFYAQQKNGWFFDPRRVLEYFKNEQSETTLINAFWYTGLKDPQDQRGFRDALISLGYTVRTKILKEYCDDSSGRYSQKANLDIEIVVDMFNTVDQYDRVVLFSGDGDFERAIELLRSKNTHITVVSTEGMIARELRNATDRYIDLNDIRDRIEKAEG; this comes from the coding sequence ATGGGTTCCCCAATGAATCGTCTGTCTATTTTTGTAGACGGAAACAATATGTTCTATGCTCAACAAAAGAATGGGTGGTTTTTTGATCCAAGACGGGTTTTAGAATACTTCAAAAACGAGCAATCAGAAACAACATTAATTAACGCATTTTGGTACACTGGGTTAAAAGACCCCCAAGATCAACGAGGTTTTCGAGATGCTCTCATTAGTTTAGGGTATACAGTTAGGACTAAAATACTCAAAGAATATTGTGATGATTCGTCTGGTCGTTACTCACAAAAAGCTAATTTAGATATTGAAATTGTCGTTGATATGTTTAATACGGTAGACCAGTACGACCGGGTAGTTCTATTTAGTGGTGATGGTGATTTTGAAAGAGCAATTGAATTATTACGTTCAAAAAATACACACATCACAGTAGTATCGACAGAAGGAATGATAGCTAGGGAATTACGTAATGCTACGGATAGATATATAGACTTAAATGATATTAGAGACCGTATAGAAAAAGCCGAAGGTTAA
- a CDS encoding P-loop NTPase fold protein has translation MKLDLIRFFQACNPSKTLAVSKPEDRQYYIDFSKVRGSKIIDELGRTITRLSPDEPTCQLFTGHIGCGKSTELLRLKSELEQQGFHVVYFESSQSLDMADVDVTDILLAIAREVSQSLEAIKINLKPGYFQNLFTEIVGFLQTPLDIGVEAELSVGIGKITAKTKDSPKLRSQLRQYLEPRTNGILESINKELLQPAIAKLKLQGKKGLVVIIDNLDRIDNSLKPTGQIQPEYLFVERGEQLNQLNCHVVYTIPLVLIFSNALGRLTNRFGIDPKVLPMVPVKLQNGTKFAQGINLLQQMVMARAFPGVSWEQNQTLITEVFDSAETLDRLCLVSGGHLRNLLMILFRCLQQEDPPISRKCLDRVIKQRCNELSLAITPDEWEVLYEVAQDKSLRGHEKYELLLPSMFVFEYRDEDGSWFDINPILAEAKDFKL, from the coding sequence ATGAAGTTAGATTTAATCAGGTTTTTTCAGGCGTGCAATCCTAGCAAAACTTTGGCTGTCAGCAAACCGGAGGATAGACAATATTACATTGATTTTTCTAAGGTGCGGGGTAGCAAGATTATTGACGAATTAGGGCGAACTATCACCAGGCTTTCACCAGATGAACCTACTTGTCAGTTGTTTACTGGTCATATTGGTTGTGGTAAATCAACGGAATTACTCCGCCTGAAATCAGAGTTAGAACAGCAGGGATTTCATGTAGTGTACTTTGAGTCTAGCCAAAGCCTGGATATGGCTGATGTAGACGTGACAGATATTTTATTAGCAATAGCCCGTGAGGTGAGTCAAAGTCTAGAGGCAATCAAGATTAACCTCAAACCTGGATACTTCCAAAATTTGTTTACAGAAATTGTGGGTTTTTTGCAAACACCCCTAGATATTGGCGTAGAAGCGGAGTTATCTGTAGGTATTGGCAAAATTACCGCTAAAACTAAAGATAGTCCGAAACTGCGATCGCAATTACGGCAATATCTAGAACCACGCACCAATGGTATTTTAGAGTCTATCAATAAAGAACTACTACAACCAGCGATCGCTAAACTGAAATTGCAAGGTAAAAAAGGATTAGTGGTCATCATTGACAATCTTGACCGCATTGATAACTCATTGAAGCCTACAGGACAAATCCAGCCTGAATATTTATTTGTAGAACGTGGTGAACAGTTAAACCAACTAAACTGCCATGTTGTTTATACAATTCCCTTAGTTTTAATATTCTCCAATGCTTTAGGTAGATTAACAAATCGTTTTGGTATTGACCCCAAAGTCCTGCCAATGGTACCTGTAAAACTTCAAAACGGTACTAAATTTGCCCAGGGAATCAACTTACTACAACAGATGGTAATGGCCAGGGCGTTTCCTGGCGTAAGTTGGGAACAAAACCAAACGTTAATTACAGAGGTTTTTGATAGCGCTGAAACATTGGATAGACTGTGCTTAGTTAGTGGTGGCCATTTGCGTAATTTGCTCATGATATTATTTCGCTGTCTTCAACAAGAAGACCCCCCCATTTCGCGGAAATGTCTAGATAGGGTAATTAAACAACGCTGTAATGAACTTTCATTGGCTATTACTCCTGATGAATGGGAAGTTCTTTACGAAGTAGCGCAAGATAAAAGCTTGAGAGGTCATGAAAAATATGAACTTTTGCTTCCCAGTATGTTTGTATTTGAATACCGAGACGAGGATGGTTCCTGGTTTGATATTAATCCGATTTTGGCAGAAGCCAAAGACTTTAAATTATAA
- a CDS encoding rhomboid family intramembrane serine protease yields the protein MVPIRDNNPVTITPYVTYGLIAANILAFLYEANLPPQALDGFLHLAAVVPRELSLSFAGVSVHQPVPEWATLITSQFLHGGFLHLAGNMLFLWIFGNNVEEKLGHARYLLFYLACGILASLSQWYFSQDSSIPSLGASGAIAGVMGAYILRFPNAEILGVVPLGFFFPTFRVPAYFFLGFWFLQQSFYGLAGLQTRTNIGMESGGIAYWAHAGGFIFGALLGPLLGLFSDKAKEESWYS from the coding sequence GTGGTTCCCATTAGAGATAATAATCCTGTAACAATTACGCCTTATGTGACTTATGGGCTAATTGCTGCCAATATCCTCGCTTTTTTGTATGAAGCTAATCTTCCTCCCCAAGCATTGGATGGCTTTTTGCATTTGGCGGCTGTCGTTCCGCGAGAACTGAGTTTAAGTTTTGCTGGTGTTTCTGTGCATCAACCAGTACCAGAGTGGGCAACTTTGATTACCTCCCAATTTCTCCACGGTGGTTTTCTGCACCTAGCTGGGAATATGTTGTTCCTATGGATTTTTGGTAACAACGTAGAAGAAAAACTTGGTCATGCCAGATATTTGCTGTTTTATCTAGCGTGCGGCATATTAGCGTCTTTAAGCCAATGGTACTTCTCCCAAGATTCTAGCATTCCTTCTTTGGGTGCTAGTGGGGCGATCGCTGGTGTGATGGGTGCATATATTCTGCGTTTTCCCAACGCCGAAATTCTCGGTGTTGTCCCTTTAGGTTTCTTCTTCCCAACTTTCCGTGTTCCTGCATACTTCTTTTTAGGTTTTTGGTTCCTGCAACAATCTTTTTACGGACTTGCTGGTTTACAAACACGCACTAACATCGGGATGGAAAGTGGTGGTATTGCCTATTGGGCCCATGCTGGTGGTTTTATTTTCGGCGCACTCCTGGGGCCCTTGTTGGGTCTATTTAGCGATAAAGCCAAGGAAGAATCTTGGTATAGTTAA
- the dapF gene encoding diaminopimelate epimerase → MKFYKYHALGNDYLVINPQDLKFPLTPEKIKIICHRNFGIGSDGILLGPLASTKAQFALRIFNPDGSEAEKSGNGLRIFSRYLWDMGLVDEKPFSIETAGGIVESAIKDAGKTVQVEMGKVSFWSRDIPVIGDDREVIQEKIFLDEGIFTFCAATIGNPHCVILLDDINSEVARNFGPIFEGYPLFPNRTNVQFMKVLDRSTIQIEIWERGAGYTLASGSSSSAAAATAHKLGLCDSKIIVKMPGGDILIQIKDDFHISMTDSVTKLAQGELSTEIFAIETVINI, encoded by the coding sequence ATGAAGTTCTACAAATATCATGCTCTTGGTAACGACTATTTAGTTATCAATCCTCAGGATTTAAAATTTCCCCTAACACCTGAAAAAATTAAAATAATTTGCCATCGAAATTTTGGCATTGGATCTGATGGTATTTTGTTGGGGCCTTTAGCATCAACAAAAGCACAATTTGCTTTACGCATTTTCAACCCCGACGGAAGTGAAGCAGAGAAAAGCGGTAATGGACTGCGGATTTTCTCCCGTTACCTGTGGGATATGGGACTAGTTGACGAAAAGCCATTCTCAATTGAAACTGCGGGTGGAATAGTGGAATCTGCGATCAAAGATGCAGGTAAAACAGTCCAAGTAGAGATGGGGAAAGTCAGCTTTTGGAGTCGTGATATTCCAGTTATTGGCGATGACAGAGAAGTAATTCAAGAAAAAATCTTTCTTGATGAAGGCATTTTTACATTTTGTGCAGCCACAATAGGTAATCCACACTGTGTAATTCTTTTAGATGACATCAATTCCGAGGTTGCCAGAAATTTTGGCCCAATATTTGAAGGTTATCCTCTTTTCCCCAATCGCACTAATGTGCAGTTTATGAAAGTTTTAGATAGAAGCACTATTCAAATTGAAATTTGGGAAAGAGGAGCAGGTTACACTTTAGCTTCAGGTAGTAGTAGTAGTGCGGCGGCGGCTACTGCACATAAACTTGGTTTGTGTGACTCTAAAATTATTGTCAAAATGCCTGGGGGAGACATTTTAATTCAAATTAAAGATGACTTTCATATATCTATGACAGATTCTGTCACAAAACTTGCCCAAGGAGAATTGTCAACAGAAATATTTGCCATAGAAACTGTCATTAATATCTGA
- a CDS encoding RecQ family ATP-dependent DNA helicase, whose amino-acid sequence MNPHKTKAWEEVRTTFKEIWGYEDFRPPQGEIVSSLLAQKDAIIIMPTGGGKSICFQLPALLQTGLTLVVSPLVALMENQVQELIQRQQKAALLHSELSTFQRRTTLQALEKQQLRLLYLSPETLLSPPVWERLCQPQLQINGLILDEAHCLVQWGETFRPAYRRLGAVRPALLKHKPPGTKISIAAFTATADPSAQQTIQTVLQLQQPDIFRLNPYRPNLHPTVRIAWTPKGRKQHLIKFIQHRPQQAGLIYVRTRRDSEDLAAWLSQMGYATASYHAGLGATERREVEAKWLGGKIPFVVCTCAFGMGINKPDVRWVIHYHAPHLLSEYVQEIGRAGRDGKPAEALTLVSEPTGWLDPDDKQRQQFFQEKMRSQQQKAQQLIKKLPQQGEINAVTKQFPDSAVALALLHSSGQLNWLDPFNYKIEYKTKSQPSTQLNATKQMTQYLNTKQCRWQFLLNAFGFAKEANNWRCGHCDNCR is encoded by the coding sequence ATGAATCCTCACAAAACAAAAGCTTGGGAAGAAGTTCGGACTACTTTTAAAGAAATTTGGGGTTACGAAGATTTCCGACCGCCACAGGGAGAAATTGTTAGCAGTTTATTAGCCCAAAAAGATGCAATTATAATCATGCCTACCGGGGGTGGTAAGTCAATTTGTTTTCAATTACCTGCACTACTACAAACAGGTTTAACTTTGGTAGTTTCCCCGTTGGTGGCGTTGATGGAAAATCAAGTGCAAGAACTAATCCAACGCCAACAAAAAGCAGCACTTTTGCATAGTGAGTTGTCCACATTTCAACGCCGGACAACTCTACAAGCATTAGAAAAACAACAGCTAAGATTACTATATTTATCTCCCGAAACTTTATTAAGTCCACCAGTTTGGGAAAGATTATGTCAGCCGCAATTGCAAATAAATGGACTAATTTTAGATGAAGCCCATTGTTTAGTGCAGTGGGGTGAAACATTTCGCCCGGCTTACCGCAGGCTAGGGGCTGTTAGACCTGCATTACTCAAACATAAACCACCAGGAACCAAAATCAGCATTGCTGCGTTTACGGCTACGGCTGACCCCTCTGCACAACAAACTATTCAAACAGTTTTACAATTACAGCAACCAGATATTTTTCGCCTCAATCCTTACCGTCCTAATTTGCATCCCACTGTCCGCATTGCTTGGACACCAAAGGGTAGGAAACAGCATTTAATTAAATTTATTCAACATCGACCCCAACAAGCAGGATTAATCTATGTCCGCACAAGGCGAGATAGTGAAGATTTAGCTGCATGGTTGTCACAGATGGGTTACGCCACAGCTAGTTATCATGCTGGATTAGGTGCAACAGAACGCCGGGAAGTAGAAGCCAAGTGGTTAGGCGGAAAAATTCCGTTTGTGGTGTGTACTTGTGCTTTTGGAATGGGGATTAACAAGCCTGATGTGCGCTGGGTTATCCATTATCACGCACCGCACCTATTGTCTGAATATGTGCAAGAAATTGGTCGCGCAGGAAGGGATGGTAAACCAGCCGAGGCGCTGACTTTGGTGAGTGAACCTACAGGGTGGCTAGACCCAGATGATAAACAAAGACAGCAATTTTTTCAAGAGAAAATGCGATCGCAACAACAAAAAGCCCAACAACTCATAAAAAAACTACCACAACAAGGTGAAATCAACGCTGTAACTAAACAATTTCCTGATAGTGCTGTAGCTCTAGCTTTACTTCATAGTAGTGGGCAATTAAACTGGCTTGACCCATTCAATTACAAAATAGAATACAAAACCAAAAGTCAGCCATCAACACAATTAAACGCTACTAAACAGATGACTCAATATTTAAATACTAAACAATGTCGCTGGCAATTTTTATTAAATGCTTTTGGATTTGCTAAAGAAGCAAATAACTGGCGTTGCGGACATTGCGATAATTGCCGTTAA
- a CDS encoding 2-isopropylmalate synthase, translated as MTTKPEKIIIFDTTLRDGEQCPGATLNIDEKLAIAKQLARLGVDIIEAGFAFASPGDFEAVHKIAQTVGTQSGPVICSLARARHDDIKAAAEAIKPAAKGRIHTFIATSDIHLQYKLKKTRPEVIAIAEEMVAYAKSFTDDVEFSPEDAGRSDPEFLYQVLERAIAAGATTINIPDTVGYTTPSEFGAIIKGIKENVPNIDQAIISVHGHNDLGLAVANFLEAVKNGARQLECTINGIGERAGNAALEELVMAMHVRRQYFNPFLGRHPDSEEALTNIDTKQIYKTSRLVSNLTGMLVQPNKAIVGANAFAHESGIHQDGVLKNKLTYEIMDAQLIGLTDNQIVLGKHSGRNAFRTRLKELGFELSETELNKAFVKFKEVADKKKEISDWDLEAIVNDEIQQAPDLFRVELVQVSCGSNARPTATVTLRTPDGEELTDAAIGTGPVDAVYKAINRVVNVPNQLIEFSVQSVTAGIDAIGEVTIRLRYESRVFSGHAANTDIIVASAQAYVNALNRLYASLQTQDKQTEVTA; from the coding sequence ATGACAACTAAACCAGAGAAAATCATCATTTTTGATACAACACTCCGTGACGGGGAACAGTGTCCGGGTGCAACACTGAATATAGATGAAAAGCTAGCGATCGCCAAACAGTTAGCCCGTTTAGGTGTAGATATCATAGAGGCAGGTTTTGCTTTTGCTAGCCCAGGTGATTTTGAAGCAGTCCATAAAATTGCCCAAACTGTAGGGACACAATCAGGCCCAGTAATTTGCAGTTTGGCAAGAGCTAGACATGATGATATCAAAGCCGCAGCCGAAGCGATTAAACCAGCAGCTAAAGGCAGGATTCACACCTTTATTGCTACTTCTGATATTCACCTCCAGTACAAGCTGAAAAAAACCAGACCAGAAGTGATTGCGATCGCCGAAGAAATGGTAGCTTATGCTAAAAGTTTCACCGATGACGTGGAATTTTCTCCAGAAGATGCTGGACGTTCAGACCCAGAATTTTTGTATCAGGTTTTAGAGCGAGCGATCGCTGCTGGTGCAACAACAATTAACATTCCTGACACAGTTGGTTACACCACACCAAGCGAATTTGGGGCAATAATCAAGGGCATTAAAGAAAATGTCCCCAACATCGACCAAGCAATTATTTCTGTTCACGGACACAATGATTTAGGCTTGGCAGTTGCTAACTTCTTAGAAGCAGTCAAAAATGGTGCAAGACAACTAGAATGCACCATCAATGGTATTGGTGAAAGAGCAGGAAACGCCGCCTTAGAAGAATTGGTAATGGCGATGCACGTCCGCAGACAATACTTTAATCCCTTCTTAGGTAGACACCCAGATTCGGAAGAAGCACTCACCAATATTGACACCAAGCAAATATATAAAACCTCACGCTTGGTTTCTAATTTAACAGGAATGTTAGTGCAGCCAAATAAAGCGATCGTTGGTGCTAATGCCTTTGCCCATGAGTCAGGAATTCACCAAGATGGAGTTTTGAAAAATAAACTCACCTACGAAATCATGGATGCCCAATTGATTGGCTTAACCGACAATCAAATAGTTTTAGGCAAACATTCTGGACGCAATGCTTTCCGTACACGCTTGAAAGAATTAGGCTTTGAACTATCAGAAACTGAGTTAAATAAAGCCTTTGTCAAATTCAAAGAAGTCGCCGATAAAAAGAAAGAAATCTCCGATTGGGACTTGGAAGCAATTGTTAACGACGAAATCCAACAAGCCCCTGATTTGTTCCGGGTAGAACTCGTACAAGTTTCCTGCGGTAGCAATGCACGTCCAACTGCAACAGTCACCCTCCGCACCCCAGACGGCGAAGAACTTACAGATGCAGCCATTGGTACAGGGCCAGTAGACGCGGTATATAAAGCAATTAACCGTGTGGTTAACGTCCCCAACCAATTAATAGAGTTCTCTGTGCAGTCAGTAACAGCCGGGATAGATGCAATTGGAGAAGTGACAATTCGTTTGCGGTATGAATCACGAGTATTTTCTGGTCATGCAGCCAACACAGATATCATCGTCGCCTCTGCACAAGCCTATGTTAACGCCCTAAATCGTTTATACGCATCCTTGCAGACTCAAGACAAGCAAACAGAAGTCACAGCATAA
- a CDS encoding MEKHLA domain-containing protein, with protein sequence MSGVKEYPGEQYIIIRHSQRLIKSFQYWTGNLLLDVHGSPDETALALFEAPFVLVSHGTEPDPIFNYGNRKALELWEMSWNEFTKMPSRKSAEEMVQQERDRLLAEAATQGFSYYSGVRITSTGKRFYMQDGIIWNLLDEQHQYCGQAAVSYNYQFIT encoded by the coding sequence ATGTCTGGTGTGAAAGAATATCCTGGGGAACAATACATAATTATTCGCCACAGTCAACGCTTAATTAAAAGTTTTCAGTATTGGACAGGAAATTTATTACTAGATGTGCATGGATCACCTGATGAAACAGCGTTGGCATTATTTGAAGCACCATTTGTCTTAGTTTCTCATGGTACGGAACCAGACCCAATTTTTAACTACGGTAATCGCAAAGCTTTAGAACTATGGGAAATGTCTTGGAATGAATTTACGAAAATGCCTTCGCGCAAGAGTGCTGAGGAGATGGTACAACAAGAACGCGATCGCCTGTTAGCAGAAGCAGCAACTCAAGGTTTTAGTTACTACTCTGGTGTACGCATTACCAGCACTGGCAAACGCTTTTATATGCAAGACGGTATCATCTGGAATCTGCTGGATGAACAACACCAGTATTGTGGTCAAGCAGCTGTTTCCTATAATTATCAATTTATTACATAA
- a CDS encoding CHASE2 domain-containing serine/threonine-protein kinase, whose product MAEEPTEKINKKNGSTANIASNKTTKATLTAAARQSQRLVRLGNILTVALTMGAALLTTSGLSLVQLLENQAISAFFHIRGPLIPPEDIVILAIDDQSISVPEQYYRTDPQKYAYLEPLSKFPFKRVAYAQVVEKLMQAGAKSVALDVVFDLPGSYGNEDDRQLQGVLQKYSGKVTLAAQYEISQSHQGFFTQLRLPYEKFRHDEASIGTVNFPVEVDGKVHRLGSEFTKILGGVDALTDKIPSFDQAVLGTAQVKYPRSAGERIYFWGPAGTFATIPFWHVLDPQNWNTYLQQGQVFQDKIVIIGATAQLANDYHAVAVSSAWLSPEKMSGVEIHANAIATLMKGKAIAQAIPSQSLQALFVLGLVGGTSFIITRSKSGFKRFILSLAVASGWGSVSYISFVYAQLLFPTAIPMLAIAFCGISYLGTEVAKEKIRTRQIVDIFQKYKTSPVVQEIISQQQELQDLLQQRNVALSGKILSGRYKILKVLGYGGFSETYIAEDTQRPGNPQCVVKQLKPVNTQGKGLQLARRLFNLEAQSLEKLGSYQQIPQLLAYFEQEAEFYLVQEYIIGHPLNQELPSGRSISEAETVAIIREILEILVFVHENGVIHRDIKPSNIIRRDSDRKLVLIDFGAVKEISLPQTDNQEPIPFTIGIGTKGYAPSEQCFGRPQYNSDIYAVGMIGIKALTGISPHDLPRDENEEIKWSDKALVSQGFAQILSKMVREDFKQRYQSALAVLAALDQLANTPDKNFGQQNNSSMNTIISIDESDLPTAHWP is encoded by the coding sequence ATGGCAGAAGAACCTACAGAAAAAATCAACAAAAAAAATGGGTCTACTGCCAATATAGCGTCAAATAAAACCACCAAAGCTACTTTAACAGCAGCAGCACGCCAGTCTCAGCGTCTGGTACGTTTAGGAAACATACTCACTGTTGCTTTAACAATGGGTGCAGCTTTGTTGACAACTTCTGGCTTAAGTTTAGTGCAGTTGCTGGAAAATCAAGCAATATCTGCATTTTTTCACATCAGAGGACCACTTATCCCACCAGAGGACATAGTGATCTTAGCAATTGACGATCAGTCCATATCAGTACCCGAACAATACTATAGAACAGATCCACAGAAATATGCCTACCTAGAACCACTGAGTAAGTTTCCTTTTAAGCGTGTTGCCTATGCTCAGGTAGTGGAAAAATTGATGCAGGCTGGGGCTAAATCTGTTGCTTTGGATGTGGTTTTTGATCTACCCGGAAGCTACGGAAATGAGGACGATCGCCAACTGCAAGGAGTATTACAAAAATATAGCGGCAAGGTGACGTTAGCGGCACAATACGAAATTTCTCAGTCCCACCAGGGATTTTTTACTCAATTGAGGTTACCCTATGAAAAATTTCGTCACGATGAGGCATCAATAGGTACCGTGAATTTTCCTGTAGAAGTGGATGGCAAAGTACATCGCTTAGGTAGTGAATTTACAAAGATATTAGGCGGAGTGGATGCCCTCACAGATAAAATTCCATCCTTTGACCAAGCAGTGTTGGGAACAGCACAGGTAAAGTATCCTCGTTCAGCCGGAGAACGCATTTATTTTTGGGGACCGGCTGGCACATTTGCCACGATTCCCTTTTGGCACGTCCTCGACCCGCAAAACTGGAATACTTATTTGCAGCAAGGGCAAGTATTTCAAGACAAAATCGTGATTATTGGTGCAACTGCCCAGTTAGCAAATGATTATCATGCTGTAGCGGTTAGTAGCGCTTGGTTATCGCCTGAAAAGATGTCAGGAGTAGAAATTCACGCCAATGCGATCGCCACCTTGATGAAAGGTAAAGCGATCGCCCAAGCGATTCCAAGTCAATCTCTGCAAGCTTTGTTTGTGTTGGGATTAGTTGGTGGTACATCTTTCATCATTACCAGAAGCAAAAGCGGATTTAAGCGATTTATTTTAAGTTTGGCTGTCGCCAGTGGTTGGGGGAGTGTTAGCTATATCAGCTTTGTTTATGCACAGTTGCTATTTCCTACAGCTATACCAATGTTGGCGATCGCCTTTTGTGGCATATCTTATCTAGGAACAGAAGTAGCTAAAGAAAAAATCCGGACTCGCCAAATAGTCGATATTTTTCAGAAATATAAAACTTCTCCTGTTGTTCAGGAAATTATTAGCCAACAGCAAGAACTACAAGACTTATTACAACAAAGAAATGTAGCCCTATCGGGAAAAATCCTCAGTGGACGTTACAAAATTCTCAAGGTACTTGGTTACGGTGGATTTAGTGAAACATATATTGCCGAAGATACCCAACGTCCAGGTAATCCGCAATGTGTAGTTAAGCAACTGAAACCAGTTAATACCCAAGGAAAAGGATTGCAACTAGCTAGGCGCTTGTTTAATCTAGAAGCACAAAGTTTAGAAAAATTGGGTTCATACCAGCAAATACCCCAACTTTTGGCCTATTTTGAACAAGAAGCAGAATTTTATTTAGTTCAAGAATATATTATTGGTCATCCTCTGAACCAGGAATTGCCATCAGGTAGAAGTATTAGTGAAGCAGAGACGGTGGCAATTATTCGGGAAATACTGGAAATATTAGTATTCGTTCATGAAAATGGTGTAATTCATCGAGATATTAAACCCAGCAATATTATTCGCAGAGACTCAGACCGTAAATTAGTCTTAATTGACTTTGGTGCAGTCAAAGAAATTTCCTTACCCCAAACAGACAATCAAGAGCCAATCCCCTTTACTATTGGTATTGGCACTAAAGGTTACGCACCCAGCGAACAATGTTTCGGTCGTCCTCAATACAATAGTGATATCTATGCAGTCGGTATGATTGGTATTAAAGCCTTAACAGGTATCTCCCCTCACGATCTCCCCAGAGATGAGAATGAAGAAATAAAATGGAGCGATAAAGCACTTGTTAGCCAAGGCTTTGCCCAAATTTTGAGCAAAATGGTGCGGGAAGATTTTAAGCAGCGTTATCAGTCTGCATTAGCAGTTTTAGCAGCACTTGATCAGTTAGCCAATACCCCAGATAAAAACTTCGGGCAGCAAAATAACTCATCAATGAACACAATCATATCCATAGATGAGTCAGATTTGCCGACTGCACATTGGCCTTGA